In the Chroogloeocystis siderophila 5.2 s.c.1 genome, TTTTACGAGCAGCATAAAGTAATGGCATATGAAAAGATTTGCTTTTGTTAATGATGCAGCAGAAAGAGAGTACAAAGCTTTTCCTAAAGATGTTTAGTAAGATTTTGGAACTAGCTTAAGAGCAGTGCACAAAAATAAAAAAACGTTTCTACCAATAACACTTTTAAAAAGTATTGAGGCTGGTGTAATCGAACTAAAAATCAACGACGGCAGTTCTACTTTTAGTTGTGTATATATTGTTAAATACTTTGATAGTGTTTTTGTCCTACATTCTTTTGAAAAGACAACAAATGGCGTAGATAAGCAAGCAATGAAAAGCTTAGAACAACGATACAAAGAGTTGAAAGCTGAATTGGCAAAAATGGAAATGCAACTACTGCAACTTTACTAAGACAAAGTCCAGTTAAGTCTATTTGCTTAATTGATGTCGTTTAGATATTATCAAACGGTTGAAGTTTCTATGGGCGGTACTGGACTCGAACCAGTGACATCCTGCTTGTAAGGCAGGCGCTCTACCAACTGAGCTAACCGCCCGTTTTGTACGCAAGTATTTATAGTAGCAAATCATCGCTAGAAAAGCTAGTATTTTTGAAAAATATTTTGCTGAGGATATTCATTAAATTCAATGCCCTCTGGTAGAACGCATGATCGCATTACTTTATGGGGCTTGCCCTTGATTGCGGGTCTGACTTTTTTTCAGGCTCACAGCGCTAGTTTGACACTCATTGTAGCTGGAGCTTATCTTTTTAGCGGCTTAATGTTTGGTCCAGATTTGGATCTGTACTCTAGACAGTACCAGCGTTGGGGCTACTTGCGGTGGATTTGGCGACCTTACCAAAAAGCCTTTCGCCATCGCTCAATCTTTTCGCACGGGTTACTCATTGGGACAACGCTGCGGGTGCTGTATTTAGGTATTTGGTTGGCATTTTTGGGAATTTTTGTTCTGGGAGTGGCGCATTTGATTTGGGCAGTGGAATTAAGTTGGCAACAACTGGTTGCACAAAGTCGGCGATCGCTTGTGCAAAACGCGGCTGAATGGTTTTACTTGTTTCTCGGACTCGAATTAGGTGCAATGAGTCATTCTTTGAGTGATTGGAGTTGTTCTGCCTACAAGCGGTTACAACAAAATCGTGGCAAAATGAAGAAACGTAAAGCAACGCGCCCAATAAAACTCAAACGTCGTCGATAACGTTTTCGGATGACTCACCCGCAAAGATCAAATCAACCGCAAGCTACGCACGAAACTTTGGTAGCAATGCAAGAACTTATTGATGTCGTAGCAAAACTGCGATCCCCTGATGGTGGTTGTCCGTGGGATTTAGCCCAAACACCAGAAACATTGATTCCCTATATCATTGAAGAAGCCTACGAAGTCGTAGATGCGATTCGCACTCAAGATCGAGAAGCGATCGCGGAAGAATTAGGAGATTTACTCTTACAAGTTGTATTGCAAGCACAAATCGCCTCAGAATTTGGTCATTTTAGCCTCAAAGAGGTGGCGCAAGGAATTACTCAAAAACTGATTCGCCGTCATCCTCATGTTTTTGGAGATGTTAGTGTTCAAAACGTCGATGAAGTGCGGCAAAATTGGGAACAAATCAAAGCAGCAGAAAAAGGCACATCACCGACAGATACGCAAAAATTGAGTCATAAACTCAGTCGCTACGCGCGATCGCTTCCACCACTTTTAGCAGGAATGAAAATTTCCCAAAAAGCTGCGGCGGCGGGATTTGAGTGGGAAAATATCGCAGGAGTATGGGCAAAATATCACGAAGAACTTGCCGAATTTCAAGAAGCGATCGCCCATAAATCAATAGAAGAACAACAAGCCGAACTCGGTGACTTATTATTTGTGATTATTAATTTGGCGCGATGGTATCAACTCGATCCTGATGCAGCGTTGCAAGGAACGAATCAAAGATTTGTTCAACGTATCATCCAAATGGAAACTTTTGCCGAGCGTCCTTTGTCGGAGTATACGCTGGAAGAATTAGAAAATTTATGGCAACAAGCTAAAGCCAAATTAGCTAACATCCAGCCTTCTGAGGATACGGTTTAGTTTTTATATCTTATGGTAAAAATATTGCAAGTTTTCAGCTTGGCGATCGCGACTGCTACAAGTTTGATTGCAAGTACAGCCTTAGCCCAACCAAATCACAAATTGACTGTAGTTGTAGATAGAATTGCCCGTCCTAGAGGTCAAGTTTGCTTTAGACTTTATGATAAAGATAAAGGTTTCCCGCAAAGTGATGCTGGTGTGATTCAAAGTGGTTGCACGAAGGCGCAAGGATTTTCAGTTGTAGCAGAATTTCACGGATTACAATCTGGAACGTATGCAGTGACAGTATTTCATGATGAGAATAATGACCAAAAACTGAATACAAATTTCTTAGGTATTCCCAGAGAAGGTTTTGCAATTTCTAATAATCCACCCGTAAAAATTGGTGCGCCAAAGTTTAATAATGCTAGTTTCAGTGTTGAGGGAGATACAACGATTAGAGTCAATATGCGATATTTATAAAAATTGAGGTAGGGAAGCGATCGCACTACAAAACAACAAAAGCAGTTCTTAACTAGCTTCTTTATACTATTTTTTTACACAGTTTTAACTCATTCAGTGCATAAAACAATCAGTTTAAATATAATCAATTCTCCGTTTGATAGAAACCTCAACTTTATTGCTATCGCGCACTTATTGGTAAACCCAACCAATCACTAAGTTCAACAGCTAGCCAGTCTAACTCAATTTCCGAGAGTAAACCACCCCCTCCAATTTTAAACTTTCTAGTTCCAGCCCAAATATTAATTTGTGGTTTTACTTCTACCCGCCCTCCGTCAGAATCTGTCCTGTAAGAAGTCTGAGTTCTTTCTAACTTAATCACGCGCTGCCGCAAAGCAGGACGGGGATGATGGTATGTCAACCCAAAAAGTTGATACTTTAAAGCAATCTTCTCTTGATCTATACGCAGCCAAATCTGTCCAAAAAAGGCAAACAGAATCTTAATAATCAACCAAATACCTACTGCTAAATGCCCTAGGGCAAAAAAAGCTGCAAACCATCCTCCAGAACTCCAGCTGCTAAGTGCCATAGCATACCAGTTTACTAAAAAACTAATCCAAAGAATGGCAAAGAAAATGATAGTCAAAAGTTCCAGACTAAATCCTTTTGGTGGAATATAAATTTCTAAAATATCGTGCTTTTTGCTTAAAACAACCTTAGAATCTGGAGGTTTTACCGCAGCTAGAAATTGCGTCTTTCTTAGCGTTTCACATTGAAGAGCTTGTAAGGCATGATGCGCTGATTCTAAGCGCTGTTCAAGGGTTGGTTCAGTCATCCATTGTAACCAATCTATGAAGGAGGGTGAGAGGCTAGCGTATTTTTCAAAGCAAATTCGTAAATTTTTTTGGGGTAAATCGGTAGGATGTTGTCCTGTAGCCAAATAAATTAATGTTGCTCCTAAACTATAAAGATCGGATGCGGGTACGGCTCGATCTCCAAACTGTTCAGGTGGCATATAGCCATAAGTACCGACAATAGTTTTAGTTCCGCCTTCATTTGCCGCAGCTTGCACAGAACCAAAGTCTACGAGATAAACTTGACTGACATGATTGCCAGAACGATTGGCTAGCAAAACATTACTTGGCTTGATATCGCGATGAATGATCGGAGGATAGCAGTTATGCAAATAAATAAGAATTTCTAGAACAGCTTTAGCAATCTGCTTCAACTCGGTTTCACTAAATCTTCGCCCTCTTTTAGTATGTTCTATTAACGAAGGAGCATCAATATAGCTTTGTACTAAGGCGAAGCCTTTTCCCAAAGTGGTCTCAATATCAAAATAGTCAACGTAGCGCGGGATAGCTGGATGTGAAAGTTCCTTCAAAACCTTAGCTTCACGCTCAAATAGCTTCAGTGTTTCCCACTTTAGGTTACTATTAAAAATTAATAGCTTAATAACAACTAATTCACGAGTTTGTTGATCGACGGCAAGCAAAGTTTTTTGATCGAGATGTTCTCCTAGCTGTTTTTGAATTTTATAACGATTTTGTAATATACGCTCTATCATAGGGAATACCTCAAATAAGTAACCCTGTATCTCTATGTCTTTACTAATGACACTAAGTGTATAAGTAAATCGGTAAGAAGCAATGAGATTGAAAAGCTGATAAATGGTTATCAGAAAAATATTGTGCAATAATTACCTAATCACTGTTAACAGTGATTAGAGGCTAAAAAATAAATTTTAATTACTGCTACCTAGGTTTTTGATAATAAAGCTATTTTTATGCTTCCTTATGTCTAACTATCTGTTAGTTGATTTTTTCATATCACACTCGCGTCACTTTCATTAATTCAACTATAATACGGGTTTGTCAGAATGTCTTTTTTTCGCTTAAGAAAGTAATAAGTACATAGCCTTTACACAAAGTTGCGGTGAATTCTTAACTCATTATTAATCCATTTACACAAAGAAAATATAGTATTTATAAAAATAAAAAGTAGCAGCATTTACTATAATCGTGCTGCTATGAGTAACTACAACAAGAATGGACTAATCTTATAGAAAATTACTAAGGAATCTCAATTTATGTAATTTTAGATGTGTGATATATAAGCTGCTTAACCAAATAAAATATATTTTAATCACTTGGAAACTAAAGCTCTAGTGTATTTGGCAAGCAACTTTAAGGACTACACTCTTATTGACTTGATTCATTTATTGGTATTTGAGCGTGGTAACAAGATGTATTCTTTACTAATAACTGCACAAACAATACAGAAATAAAGTGATCGCAGTTTGCAATCAAGTTAAGCAAGCATTGGTAGTATCACTACACCTAAAATAATTGCGCCGCCCCCTGTAACGTATAACCAAAAGCGGTGATAGCTGTTAACAACTGTACCTGCATCAGTACGTAGCTGAGCTAAATCTAACCACGGCATAACGCCACGGCGAAACCAACCAACAGTACTCACCGGAGAACCAATTAAGTTTTTGACGCGGTTCATTCCAAAAAACAAGTTTCCAAACGCACCAAAGCGCGAAGCATAGCGTAGATAGATCATCCCTGTACAGTCTTGTAGCTTCAAATCAGAGCCAAACTGATACCCAGCATCACCACGCCCGATTAATTCACCTTTGAGTTGGATTGGCTTACCACGTAAGGGACTTGCATAGGGATTAGACATTAGTTCCAGAACATCAGAACTCGCAGCAAATTGAAAATTGGGAAACATTACCGCAGTTTTGATAAAAGTTCCTATGCCAAAACCAATTAAAACTGTTGCAATGATAACTGTTCCACTCGCAATTTCGGCAGAAAATAGTAGTAAACCAACAACAAAACCAATAAGAATTCCGATCGCTTCTGCACTATAGAGCAATATGTCTAACGCAAAGTTACCGTAGAGCTTTTTCTTATCAAGACTTTTACCCTCAGCAATAACGCGACTGAAATCAAACTCCGTTTCTAATCCTAGTTGTTCGGCATAAGTACTTAAAGCGCGGACGCGTTTTCCAGTCAAGGGGTGGGTGGAATTCAATTCCATAAACCAGCCCCAAGGGTTAAACATATCCCACAAGAAAACACGCCCTAATTGTTGTGGTTGCGCAATTCGATACGCGGTTCCGGTTGCTGTCGCAGCTTTGGCGTCGTAGATACCTAAAGCACGAGTACCTTCAATTAAGCGACTTGGTTCAGTAGCGTGTTTACTTTCTTCTAAAATACCGTAGGCGATCTTGACTAAAGCGCGAGATAGTGCATTAGGATTCCCTGTGCTTTCAGCCGCGAAATGATCCGCATAGTATTCGCGCGTGCGTGAGAGGTAAAGAAGTAGATAAGTGCCGACTAGATAAAACACATAGGCGACTGCTGCGGCTGTACCTGCGGCATTTTTTATTTTTTCACCGCCGCTTCTTCCTAATTTACGAGCAAAGGTGTAAATTAAGTAAGTGATTTGGACTGGAGTTGACGCCAGCGTCATCACAGCAAAGTCCCAGTGGACGATGTGACCGAGTTCATGCGCGTAGACTGTGGCAATTTCTTCATCTTCTAAGTAGGTGAAAAGTCCTTGGCTGACGACCAAACGCGCTGTATTCGGTAGCGAGCCGTAGGTGAAGGCGGTAGGATTTTGATCGTCGATAATTCCCAATCGGGGCTGCTGTAGCTTTTGTTGTCCACAGATGCGTTGAATAATTCTTGCTGTTTCTGGGCTATGGCGCTGTATTTCTGCAAGAGATACCCAGCGGGTACGATACAGCCAATTCTGCATCAAGTCCATGAGCAATGGTGAGAGGAAAAAGGCTGCGGTGTTGAATAGAAGTGTGCCGGCGATCGCAACCATCAATCCGCTGGTAGGATTATCGCTACTGAGGATGAATGTCAGTGCTAAAAACAAGACGAATACCATTCCCAAAAGCAAAGTTATCGTTACGCCGGATGCTAGCGCCAGATTACTTGCAACTCCTGCCATAGCAAGTTTAATACCTGCTTGTGCGGCTCGTTTTGGTTTGGTGTGTGATGTACGAGATTGTGATTGTTTATTTAAAGATTCAAGCGCAAGTTTTGCCCACTTTTGGGCTTCTGGATGAGGGTGAGTCGCAAGTTGTCTCGCCAGCGCGATCGCACGCGAGCGTTGATTTTTTTGATACGCTTTGATTAACCAAAATTGTACTTGTAGATAGTATTTACTGTTATGGTCGATACTACTGCAATAGTTTTCTAGTATTTCTACTGCTTCGTGGTAACGTTGTTGTTGATAGGCTTCTATAGCTGTTTGTAATAATTCAAATTGAAGAGACATAAGTTCGCCTCTGTATGTACTTGTCTTTATATATACCCAGAACTTCAACGTTACTTCTTGTCAATTCGGAGAAGTTTGATGAAGATTGTGTAAATTAAGACATTGAATGAACCGCGATTGCCAAGCGTTAGCGTGGAGAGGTGAATCTAAAATTCCAAATGGGAGCGGTGATTGATAGGATCGTAGAGCAGTCATTAGTGTAATGTTATGACTACTCAGATTAACCTTTCGTTAACTGCGCTCGCCCGCAAAACTCGTGACTGCGCGCAAACATTAGCAGTTTTATCTACTGAAGCGAAGAATCAGGCGATTGAGGCGATCGCGCAAGCGTTAGAAGCTGCTGCGGATGAAATTTTGGCGGCGAATGCGGCGGATTGTGCTGCGGCGGCACAAGATGGAATTCCTAAACCTTTATATCATCGACTGAAGTTAGACCGCGCAAAGTTGCAAAGTGCGATCGCGGGGGTTCGGGATGTTGGAAGACTCGCCGATCCCGTAGGGGAAGTGCAAATTCACCGTCAGCTTGATGATGGTTTGATTCTCAAGCGCGTGACTTGTCCTTTGGGTGTGTTGGGGGTGATTTTTGAAGCTCGTCCTGATGCAGCGATTCAAATTTCAGCGTTGGCGATAAAATCAGGTAATGGCGTGATTCTTAAAGGTGGGAAAGAAGCAATTCGCTCGTGTGAGGCGATTGTTAAAGCGATTCATCTTGGATTATCTCAAACCGCGATTAGTCCTGATGCTGTGCAGTTATTGACTACCCGCGAAGCAACTTTAGAATTATTGCAACTCGACCAATTCGTTGATTTGATTATTCCTAGAGGTTCTAATTCGTTTGTGCGCTTTGTTCAGGAGAATACGCGCATTCCAGTATTAGGTCATGCGGATGGTATTTGTCATCTTTATGTTGACCGTGCAGCAGATTTAAGTCAAGCAGTGGCAATTACTGTAGACTCGAAAACGCAGTATCCAGCGGCGTGTAATGCAATTGAAACGCTGTTAATCCATGAAGCGATCGCACCCGCATTTTTAACGCTTGTCGCCCCAGCTTTGCAACAGCATAATGTTGAGTTACGCGGCGATGCTAGAACTTGTGAAATTCTAGACAATATTACGCCTGCAACCGAAAGTGATTGGTCAACGGAATACAGCGACTTAATTTTATCAATTAAAGTTGTTGATTCTTTAACGGACGCGATCGCGCATATTAATGAGTATGGTTCGGGACATACAGATGCGATCGTTACCGAGAATACCGATGCAGCAGAGACTTTCCTCTCGCAAGTCAACGCGGCTGGTGTCTTTCATAATTGTTCTACGCGCTTTGCGGATGGCTTCCGTTACGGTTTTGGTGCTGAAGTTGGAATTAGTACGCAAAAACTTCCACCACGCGGACCTGTGGGGTTAGAAGGTTTGGTAACTTACAAGTATAAGCTCGTAGGTCATGGTCATATCGTCGCAACTTACAGCGGTGACAATGCCAAATCGTTTGCACACAAAGATTTAGACTAAAGCTTTTAGCAATGCTTGGAGTTTGAGTTGAATCTCTGCCACTTCGCGATCAGGATTAGAACCGGCAACGATACCTGCACCTGCATAAAGTCTAGCGCGATCGCGATCAATCATTGCTGAACGAATGCCGACGATAAACTCGCTGTTTCCTTGCGCATCTAGCCACCCTATAGGTGCAGCGTATAAACCGCGTTCAAAAGTTTCATAATCTCGAATTTTCGTGCAAGCCTTATCGCGTGAGACGCCTGCTACCGCTGGAGTAGGATGTAACGCCGCAACGATTTCTAGCGGGTGAACGTGAGTCGGTAGTTGAGCTTGAATTGGCGTCCACAAGTGCTGAATATTGGAAAGTTGCCGCAGTCGTGGAGGTAAAATTTGTGGTGTAATTCCCAATTGATACAAGCACTGGGTAATAAAATCACTAACGACGCGATGTTCGTGTTGTTCTTTTTCGCTCGTGAGCAAACTATTGGCTAGCATAGTATCCTCTGCTAGAGTTTTACCGCGTGGTGCCGATCCTGCTAGGGCATCGGTGCTTAACTGTTGGTTATGGATACTGATTAAACGTTCTGGGCTGGCACCAATAAAGTTTTGTCCTTTCCCGTTACTGATGGCAAAAATGTAGCATCCTGGATGAATGTTGCGTAAATTGTCAAGCGATCGCAATAAGTCTATAGGTTCTTCATAAGTTACATCTAGAGGATGCGCTAAGACGATTTTCTGAAAATAATTGGATTCGATTAACTCTAGGCAAGATGTGATCGTCTTTTTAAAATTCTTAATATTTTTTTCTTCATTGCAGATGATTGAGTTAGTGTTATTGATTGCAGTTGATGTGTATTTTAAGAAATTTATCGTTCTCACTATTTGACACAAATCTTGGTATAATCTATCTAAGTTTGTCTTAGCATCTATCAAAAAATTAGCAACTAATATGCAGTGATCGCCGTTGCAAGAAATTTGCCAGCGAGGTAGAAAAACTGTAACTGCTGAAAATGGATAATTGCTTTGTGTTATCTCATCAAAAAAGCTGAAGCTACAGAAAAAGTGTGGACTTATAGCATCTTTGCTTGTGCCAATGGTGATAGTCTGCGCGAGACACGAATTGATAAATTGTTGGGCTTGGGCGAAGCGATTTGCGCCGCAAGTTTGTAACTTTGTAACTACGTCAATTGCTGCGATCGCTTGATTTTTGCTTTTGTTCTCAAAGTAAAAACTCTGTTGATTTGGTTTGGCTATTTGCTGAAGTACGATTAATGGATCGACGCTATCAATTTCGAGCGAAACACTCACAATCTGCGATTCATTTGCTACATTTTGTTGGCAATA is a window encoding:
- a CDS encoding glutamate-5-semialdehyde dehydrogenase, giving the protein MTTQINLSLTALARKTRDCAQTLAVLSTEAKNQAIEAIAQALEAAADEILAANAADCAAAAQDGIPKPLYHRLKLDRAKLQSAIAGVRDVGRLADPVGEVQIHRQLDDGLILKRVTCPLGVLGVIFEARPDAAIQISALAIKSGNGVILKGGKEAIRSCEAIVKAIHLGLSQTAISPDAVQLLTTREATLELLQLDQFVDLIIPRGSNSFVRFVQENTRIPVLGHADGICHLYVDRAADLSQAVAITVDSKTQYPAACNAIETLLIHEAIAPAFLTLVAPALQQHNVELRGDARTCEILDNITPATESDWSTEYSDLILSIKVVDSLTDAIAHINEYGSGHTDAIVTENTDAAETFLSQVNAAGVFHNCSTRFADGFRYGFGAEVGISTQKLPPRGPVGLEGLVTYKYKLVGHGHIVATYSGDNAKSFAHKDLD
- a CDS encoding DUF2141 domain-containing protein; this encodes MVKILQVFSLAIATATSLIASTALAQPNHKLTVVVDRIARPRGQVCFRLYDKDKGFPQSDAGVIQSGCTKAQGFSVVAEFHGLQSGTYAVTVFHDENNDQKLNTNFLGIPREGFAISNNPPVKIGAPKFNNASFSVEGDTTIRVNMRYL
- the mazG gene encoding nucleoside triphosphate pyrophosphohydrolase; the encoded protein is MTHPQRSNQPQATHETLVAMQELIDVVAKLRSPDGGCPWDLAQTPETLIPYIIEEAYEVVDAIRTQDREAIAEELGDLLLQVVLQAQIASEFGHFSLKEVAQGITQKLIRRHPHVFGDVSVQNVDEVRQNWEQIKAAEKGTSPTDTQKLSHKLSRYARSLPPLLAGMKISQKAAAAGFEWENIAGVWAKYHEELAEFQEAIAHKSIEEQQAELGDLLFVIINLARWYQLDPDAALQGTNQRFVQRIIQMETFAERPLSEYTLEELENLWQQAKAKLANIQPSEDTV
- a CDS encoding serine/threonine protein kinase — protein: MIERILQNRYKIQKQLGEHLDQKTLLAVDQQTRELVVIKLLIFNSNLKWETLKLFEREAKVLKELSHPAIPRYVDYFDIETTLGKGFALVQSYIDAPSLIEHTKRGRRFSETELKQIAKAVLEILIYLHNCYPPIIHRDIKPSNVLLANRSGNHVSQVYLVDFGSVQAAANEGGTKTIVGTYGYMPPEQFGDRAVPASDLYSLGATLIYLATGQHPTDLPQKNLRICFEKYASLSPSFIDWLQWMTEPTLEQRLESAHHALQALQCETLRKTQFLAAVKPPDSKVVLSKKHDILEIYIPPKGFSLELLTIIFFAILWISFLVNWYAMALSSWSSGGWFAAFFALGHLAVGIWLIIKILFAFFGQIWLRIDQEKIALKYQLFGLTYHHPRPALRQRVIKLERTQTSYRTDSDGGRVEVKPQINIWAGTRKFKIGGGGLLSEIELDWLAVELSDWLGLPISAR
- a CDS encoding metal-binding protein gives rise to the protein MPSGRTHDRITLWGLPLIAGLTFFQAHSASLTLIVAGAYLFSGLMFGPDLDLYSRQYQRWGYLRWIWRPYQKAFRHRSIFSHGLLIGTTLRVLYLGIWLAFLGIFVLGVAHLIWAVELSWQQLVAQSRRSLVQNAAEWFYLFLGLELGAMSHSLSDWSCSAYKRLQQNRGKMKKRKATRPIKLKRRR
- a CDS encoding isochorismate synthase → MSVSLEIDSVDPLIVLQQIAKPNQQSFYFENKSKNQAIAAIDVVTKLQTCGANRFAQAQQFINSCLAQTITIGTSKDAISPHFFCSFSFFDEITQSNYPFSAVTVFLPRWQISCNGDHCILVANFLIDAKTNLDRLYQDLCQIVRTINFLKYTSTAINNTNSIICNEEKNIKNFKKTITSCLELIESNYFQKIVLAHPLDVTYEEPIDLLRSLDNLRNIHPGCYIFAISNGKGQNFIGASPERLISIHNQQLSTDALAGSAPRGKTLAEDTMLANSLLTSEKEQHEHRVVSDFITQCLYQLGITPQILPPRLRQLSNIQHLWTPIQAQLPTHVHPLEIVAALHPTPAVAGVSRDKACTKIRDYETFERGLYAAPIGWLDAQGNSEFIVGIRSAMIDRDRARLYAGAGIVAGSNPDREVAEIQLKLQALLKALV
- a CDS encoding M48 family metalloprotease, translated to MSLQFELLQTAIEAYQQQRYHEAVEILENYCSSIDHNSKYYLQVQFWLIKAYQKNQRSRAIALARQLATHPHPEAQKWAKLALESLNKQSQSRTSHTKPKRAAQAGIKLAMAGVASNLALASGVTITLLLGMVFVLFLALTFILSSDNPTSGLMVAIAGTLLFNTAAFFLSPLLMDLMQNWLYRTRWVSLAEIQRHSPETARIIQRICGQQKLQQPRLGIIDDQNPTAFTYGSLPNTARLVVSQGLFTYLEDEEIATVYAHELGHIVHWDFAVMTLASTPVQITYLIYTFARKLGRSGGEKIKNAAGTAAAVAYVFYLVGTYLLLYLSRTREYYADHFAAESTGNPNALSRALVKIAYGILEESKHATEPSRLIEGTRALGIYDAKAATATGTAYRIAQPQQLGRVFLWDMFNPWGWFMELNSTHPLTGKRVRALSTYAEQLGLETEFDFSRVIAEGKSLDKKKLYGNFALDILLYSAEAIGILIGFVVGLLLFSAEIASGTVIIATVLIGFGIGTFIKTAVMFPNFQFAASSDVLELMSNPYASPLRGKPIQLKGELIGRGDAGYQFGSDLKLQDCTGMIYLRYASRFGAFGNLFFGMNRVKNLIGSPVSTVGWFRRGVMPWLDLAQLRTDAGTVVNSYHRFWLYVTGGGAIILGVVILPMLA